The proteins below are encoded in one region of Streptomyces marianii:
- a CDS encoding ATP-binding protein: protein MISEASRHCTVELQALPSRIGQVRRIVSAQLRYWQLDRLIDQAALGVTELLTNVHRHAQPDKLCTVEMELLFDRLTVSVHDHDPRIPMLGSAGPLETTGRGLALIEAVSESWGVLPKGDAGKVVWFTLPTALPAPAAPSPYAVTAVFGAATTPFPVVEAEPREHAPVRAAVAT from the coding sequence GTGATCAGCGAGGCAAGCAGGCATTGCACGGTGGAGCTCCAGGCTCTTCCGTCGCGGATCGGTCAGGTCCGCAGAATCGTGTCGGCGCAATTGCGCTACTGGCAGCTCGATCGCTTGATCGACCAGGCGGCTCTCGGCGTCACCGAGCTCCTGACCAACGTCCACCGGCACGCACAGCCCGACAAACTGTGCACGGTGGAGATGGAGCTGCTCTTCGACCGGCTCACCGTTTCGGTGCACGATCACGACCCCCGGATACCGATGCTCGGGTCCGCGGGACCGCTCGAGACCACCGGCCGTGGACTCGCGCTGATCGAGGCCGTGAGCGAGAGCTGGGGCGTGCTGCCCAAGGGCGACGCGGGCAAAGTCGTCTGGTTCACGCTCCCCACGGCACTCCCGGCCCCGGCGGCACCGTCGCCGTACGCGGTCACCGCGGTGTTCGGTGCGGCCACCACTCCCTTCCCCGTCGTCGAGGCCGAGCCGCGGGAACATGCCCCGGTGCGGGCGGCCGTGGCGACCTGA
- a CDS encoding DUF6332 family protein — protein MGERTQAQRDEMTVEIGYALLSAAFAAAVVFGAIAGPKLVFAMPYAVERGLIPAAVAAAALVFPLRVVTVLRRFSRETGRRPDRSARPGPGGP, from the coding sequence ATGGGGGAACGCACACAGGCACAGCGGGACGAGATGACCGTCGAGATCGGTTACGCGCTGCTCAGCGCGGCCTTCGCGGCGGCGGTGGTGTTCGGGGCCATCGCGGGACCGAAGCTGGTGTTCGCCATGCCGTACGCCGTCGAGCGCGGGCTGATCCCGGCCGCCGTGGCGGCGGCGGCGCTGGTCTTCCCGCTGCGGGTGGTGACGGTGCTGCGGCGGTTCTCCCGCGAGACCGGCAGGCGGCCGGACCGGTCCGCCCGGCCCGGACCGGGCGGACCCTGA
- a CDS encoding SAM-dependent methyltransferase, which yields MRPRAGRRTVHGMADDDLPPRLTRLAFHGPLSEERADRFVARLSRREPATVLDIGCGWGELMLRLLEAVPGAKGVGVDLNGDDLARGRRNAAGRGLLERARFLEESAAGTPHGPADVVLCVGSGQALLGPGGTGASGTLPATIAALRVLRSLVTPGGRVLFGEGFWQRLPTSEELAAMWPGARADDHLLLAEVAEAATAAGFRVEAIETADESEWEDFESGYLADVEEWLARHQGHPLAGGTRERVDRHRASWLRGYRNVLGLAYLTLIPDA from the coding sequence ATGCGACCGCGGGCCGGTCGCCGTACGGTCCACGGCATGGCCGACGACGATCTCCCGCCCCGCCTGACCCGCCTCGCCTTCCACGGGCCGCTGTCCGAGGAGCGTGCCGACCGGTTCGTCGCGCGACTCTCCCGCCGGGAACCGGCCACCGTGCTCGACATCGGCTGCGGCTGGGGCGAGTTGATGCTGCGGCTTCTGGAGGCGGTGCCCGGCGCCAAGGGCGTGGGCGTCGACCTGAACGGTGACGACCTGGCCCGCGGCCGCCGCAACGCCGCGGGACGCGGGCTCCTCGAACGCGCCCGGTTCCTCGAGGAGTCCGCCGCCGGCACCCCGCACGGGCCGGCCGACGTCGTACTGTGCGTGGGCTCCGGTCAGGCACTACTCGGTCCGGGCGGCACCGGCGCCTCCGGGACGCTCCCGGCGACCATCGCCGCGCTCCGCGTGCTGCGTTCACTGGTCACCCCGGGCGGGCGCGTGCTCTTCGGCGAGGGCTTCTGGCAGCGTCTTCCCACTTCGGAGGAACTGGCCGCGATGTGGCCGGGCGCCCGGGCCGACGACCACCTCCTGCTGGCCGAAGTCGCCGAGGCCGCCACCGCGGCCGGATTCCGTGTCGAGGCGATCGAGACCGCGGACGAATCGGAGTGGGAGGACTTCGAGTCGGGCTATCTCGCCGACGTGGAGGAGTGGCTCGCCCGCCACCAGGGACACCCGCTCGCCGGCGGCACCCGCGAGCGGGTGGACCGTCACCGGGCGAGCTGGCTGCGCGGATACCGGAACGTGCTGGGCCTCGCCTACCTCACACTGATCCCGGACGCCTGA
- a CDS encoding ROK family protein: MNGKATSTRTRLERGRGALGPALELVHTGRAPTRAVLTAELGVTRATAGAVAAELEALGLIRVDSRPGAAAGSQGRPSHRLAVDENGPVALAAQVHADGFRAALVGLGGTIVATAPGCVTVSADPAQVLGEVVEAGAELLEETGRRCVGAGLAVPSAVAEPEGTALNPLHLAWRAGAPVRDIFADCVQTAGITGPAFAGNDVNLAALAEHRHGAGRGAQHLLCVATGHRGVGGALVLDGRLHTGSSGLALEVGHLTVNPEGRACHCGSRGCLDVEADPLAFLTAAGRDPGPEVSLLQQSRDLLRTEYDDPAVRAAAEEIVDRLGLGLAGLVNILNPDRIILGGLHRELLDADPERLRAVVADRSLWGRSGSVPILPCTLDHNSLVGAAELAWQPVLDDPLSAAAQARFVSAREP; this comes from the coding sequence ATGAACGGCAAGGCGACGAGCACCCGGACGCGGCTGGAGCGAGGCCGCGGCGCCCTCGGCCCCGCACTGGAACTGGTCCACACGGGCCGCGCGCCCACCCGGGCCGTGCTGACCGCCGAGCTGGGCGTCACCAGGGCCACGGCCGGCGCGGTCGCGGCGGAACTCGAGGCGCTCGGTCTCATCCGGGTGGACTCCCGGCCCGGAGCGGCCGCCGGCTCCCAGGGCCGTCCCTCCCACCGTCTCGCCGTGGACGAGAACGGCCCCGTCGCCCTCGCCGCCCAGGTGCACGCCGACGGGTTCCGGGCCGCGCTGGTCGGACTCGGCGGCACGATCGTCGCGACCGCGCCCGGCTGCGTCACGGTCTCCGCCGATCCCGCGCAGGTGCTCGGCGAGGTCGTCGAGGCGGGCGCGGAACTGCTGGAGGAGACCGGCCGCCGCTGTGTGGGAGCCGGGCTCGCCGTGCCGTCCGCCGTCGCCGAGCCCGAGGGCACCGCTCTCAACCCGCTGCACCTCGCCTGGCGGGCGGGCGCTCCGGTCCGTGACATCTTCGCCGACTGCGTGCAGACGGCCGGCATCACGGGACCCGCCTTCGCCGGCAACGACGTCAACCTCGCCGCCCTCGCCGAGCACCGGCACGGTGCCGGCCGCGGAGCCCAGCACCTCCTCTGCGTCGCCACCGGGCACCGTGGCGTCGGCGGCGCGCTCGTCCTCGACGGAAGACTGCACACCGGCAGCTCGGGCCTGGCCCTGGAAGTGGGCCACCTCACGGTCAACCCCGAGGGACGCGCCTGCCATTGCGGCAGTCGCGGCTGTCTCGACGTGGAGGCCGACCCGCTCGCGTTCCTCACGGCGGCCGGCCGCGACCCCGGCCCCGAGGTCTCACTGCTCCAGCAGTCCAGGGACCTGCTGCGCACGGAGTACGACGACCCGGCCGTGCGGGCGGCGGCCGAGGAGATCGTCGACCGGCTGGGCCTCGGGCTCGCGGGGCTGGTCAACATCCTCAACCCCGACCGCATCATCCTCGGCGGCCTGCACCGCGAACTGCTCGACGCCGATCCGGAACGTCTGCGGGCCGTGGTCGCCGACCGCAGCCTGTGGGGCCGGAGCGGCAGTGTGCCCATCCTGCCGTGCACCCTCGACCACAACAGCCTGGTGGGCGCTGCGGAACTGGCCTGGCAGCCGGTGCTCGACGATCCGCTGAGCGCGGCGGCGCAGGCGCGTTTCGTGAGCGCCCGCGAACCGTGA